The following coding sequences are from one Planctomycetota bacterium window:
- a CDS encoding YgiQ family radical SAM protein, with the protein MFLPTTIEEANKLGYKELDIILVTGDTYIDSPFIGAAVIGKVLVNAGFRVGIIAQPDIKSDKDITRLGEPELFWGVTAGSVDSMVANYTASKKHRRNDDFTPGGENTKRPDRASIVYSNLIKRYFPAIRRDSASQLRKNTKPIVLGGIESSLRRIAHYDYWDDAIRRSILFDAKADILVYGMGEQAVVELAHALKTQPVYTERSEHRSDHEPLLGRSECVIPVQPKAGGIQNWQDIKGLCYISSEPRKDYMLLPSYEEVKDDKHKFIEMFHTFYNNNDPITAKGLCQKQDTRYLIQNPPSENLTTKELDAIYEPSPGTQGLGELDYENEVHPYYLKQGKVHPHTKIFGVGVKALETIKFSITSHRGCYGECNFCSITVHQGRTVISRSLESIIREAEKLAKMPDFKGYISDVGGPTANMYAIECAKKLKIGACVAAAESRLFRDGGKRCLYPNICKNLKIDHSRQIELLRGLRQIPGVKKVFIGSGIRHDMVMEDAKYGLKYLAEVVEHHTSGQLKIAPEHTEDNVLKHMGKPNRDYLKRFKDEFYRLNKQFGKRQFLTYYLIAAHPGCSYQDMLELRKYTRQELKITPEQAQVFTPLPSTYSALMYYTGINPFADEKIFVEKDIANKQRQKEVITK; encoded by the coding sequence ATGTTTTTACCCACTACCATAGAAGAAGCAAATAAACTCGGATACAAGGAACTCGACATTATTCTGGTCACCGGCGATACATACATAGACAGCCCATTTATCGGAGCGGCTGTTATCGGCAAGGTGTTGGTTAATGCCGGGTTTCGGGTCGGTATTATTGCCCAGCCGGACATCAAGAGCGACAAGGATATCACCCGCTTGGGTGAGCCGGAACTGTTCTGGGGCGTTACCGCCGGTTCGGTTGATTCAATGGTAGCCAATTATACGGCATCAAAGAAACACAGACGTAATGATGATTTTACCCCGGGTGGAGAGAATACCAAACGGCCGGATAGGGCATCTATTGTCTATTCCAACCTGATAAAGAGATACTTTCCCGCCATTCGGCGGGACTCCGCTTCACAGCTCCGTAAAAATACCAAGCCCATTGTCCTGGGCGGGATAGAGTCCAGCCTACGTCGGATTGCCCATTATGATTACTGGGATGACGCGATCAGACGCTCAATACTGTTCGATGCCAAGGCCGATATCCTGGTCTATGGAATGGGGGAACAGGCAGTGGTGGAATTGGCTCATGCGCTAAAAACCCAACCTGTTTACACTGAGCGTAGCGAACACCGCAGTGACCACGAGCCCCTACTGGGGCGTAGTGAATGTGTCATTCCCGTCCAGCCGAAGGCGGGAGGAATCCAGAATTGGCAGGATATTAAGGGCCTCTGCTATATATCAAGTGAACCCAGGAAAGACTATATGCTCCTGCCATCATACGAAGAGGTTAAAGATGATAAGCATAAATTCATAGAGATGTTTCACACCTTCTATAACAACAACGACCCGATAACGGCTAAGGGCCTATGCCAGAAACAGGATACCAGATACCTGATTCAGAATCCGCCCTCGGAGAATCTGACCACAAAGGAACTTGATGCTATCTATGAACCCAGCCCCGGCACGCAGGGGCTGGGCGAGCTGGATTATGAGAATGAGGTGCATCCGTACTACCTCAAGCAGGGCAAGGTTCACCCCCACACTAAAATCTTTGGTGTGGGGGTAAAAGCCTTAGAGACCATCAAATTCTCCATCACCAGCCATCGGGGCTGTTACGGCGAATGTAATTTCTGTTCCATCACGGTCCATCAGGGCCGGACTGTTATCTCGCGCAGTCTTGAATCCATCATCAGGGAGGCGGAGAAACTGGCCAAAATGCCTGATTTCAAGGGCTATATCTCTGATGTGGGCGGCCCCACGGCCAATATGTATGCCATAGAGTGTGCTAAGAAACTAAAGATTGGAGCGTGCGTAGCCGCAGCGGAGTCCCGATTATTTCGGGACGGGGGCAAACGATGTCTCTATCCTAACATTTGTAAAAACTTAAAGATAGACCATTCCAGACAGATAGAACTCCTGCGGGGCTTAAGGCAGATACCGGGCGTCAAAAAGGTCTTTATCGGCTCAGGCATTAGGCACGATATGGTCATGGAAGACGCCAAATACGGGCTGAAGTATCTGGCTGAGGTGGTCGAGCATCACACCTCAGGCCAGCTCAAGATTGCGCCGGAACATACGGAAGATAATGTATTAAAACATATGGGTAAACCGAATCGGGATTATCTCAAGCGGTTCAAGGATGAATTTTATCGACTTAACAAGCAGTTTGGCAAGCGTCAATTCCTGACCTATTATCTCATCGCCGCGCATCCGGGTTGTTCGTATCAGGATATGCTGGAATTGAGGAAATACACCCGTCAGGAACTGAAAATCACGCCCGAGCAGGCCCAGGTCTTTACGCCTCTGCCATCCACCTATTCGGCCCTGATGTATTATACCGGGATCAATCCTTTCGCTGATGAAAAGATATTTGTGGAAAAGGATATTGCCAATAAGCAGAGACAGAAGGAAGTGATTACTAAATAA
- the panB gene encoding 3-methyl-2-oxobutanoate hydroxymethyltransferase — protein MAEIKRISIPYLYELKKKGEPISWITTYDYPNAVLVEQAGIEMILVGDSASMVVYGNSSTLPITMDTMIGHCQAVRRGAPNVFLIGDMPFLSYQVSVEEAVRNAGRFMKEGNCDAIKLEGGVRVADKVKAIVNAGIPVVGHIGLTPQSSSMLGGFKAQGKDADTALALVQDAKALEEAGAFAILLESVPTKVSAIIRERSSVLIFGIGAGDAVDGQLLIIHDILGLYQLFTPKFVKQYANLASVIGEALGRYQVEVKNRQFPQPEHSFSISPAELKKLEEYLNKKK, from the coding sequence ATGGCCGAAATAAAAAGAATCTCCATCCCGTATCTTTATGAACTGAAGAAGAAAGGCGAGCCCATCTCCTGGATTACCACCTACGATTATCCCAACGCCGTCCTGGTGGAACAGGCCGGCATTGAGATGATTCTGGTGGGCGACTCGGCCAGCATGGTCGTCTACGGCAATTCCTCCACCCTGCCCATTACCATGGATACCATGATTGGACACTGCCAGGCCGTCCGGCGCGGCGCGCCCAATGTCTTTCTTATCGGCGATATGCCCTTCCTGTCCTACCAGGTCTCGGTGGAAGAAGCCGTGCGCAATGCCGGGCGCTTTATGAAGGAAGGCAATTGCGACGCTATTAAACTTGAAGGCGGCGTCCGCGTGGCCGACAAGGTCAAAGCCATTGTCAATGCCGGTATTCCGGTGGTCGGGCACATCGGCCTGACGCCCCAATCAAGTTCTATGCTGGGCGGCTTCAAGGCCCAGGGCAAGGACGCCGACACCGCCCTGGCGCTGGTCCAGGACGCCAAGGCATTGGAAGAAGCCGGCGCATTCGCAATACTCCTGGAAAGCGTGCCGACCAAGGTCTCGGCGATTATCCGCGAACGCTCATCCGTATTGATTTTCGGCATCGGCGCCGGCGATGCGGTTGACGGCCAACTCCTCATCATCCACGATATCCTCGGGCTATACCAGCTCTTTACGCCCAAGTTCGTAAAACAGTACGCCAATCTCGCATCTGTTATCGGAGAAGCCCTGGGCCGGTACCAGGTCGAGGTCAAGAACCGCCAGTTCCCCCAGCCCGAACACTCGTTCTCTATCTCTCCAGCCGAACTAAAGAAGCTGGAAGAATACCTTAATAAAAAGAAATAA
- a CDS encoding PAS domain-containing protein: MQVPHNILLSRLKWVLFWRLCIAILALVAVIISQFPLKETLFLQPRFLAAYIILTIACFSNIIYLILLKIARDNLRTIALLQIGVDIILTSSLAYCTGGSASIFVSIYFALILAANILISAKVGLFFASVSAILLALITIIYSFSATGRFDLPLLPPDYVKNIAQGFRFIFPYLLFFTIIIHFVAFFVGRLVIALNYERLLKARILQNMTSGILVLSPQGKVMYANPPVQQMFGIKLSSLENPPTDTLLKEFLDDAARLDKQQKDKFLAFSQTFLNQDSPKTDSQLPFILNIPSPHNQERSLLEIKTSLLKSDDMQLKGFIVIINDITLKQKLEDISKQSEFLNSLREMSLGIAHEIRNPLTSVRGGVQEISNQLKSQLSEDQNTLIKTIIKESERLDHLVSNFIDFTRDRKPVVQPANVVEIINEVVLMIRQAPPNGIGIKTDLPAGKLICHIDAEQVKQVIYNIIINALESSASEKCDISVKARKSTNPLLISSQEGIMIEITDCGQGIQPHNIPRIFDPFFTTKSDGIGLGLSIAKRIIENHGGNVTVESKLDKGTTFSIWLPQG, from the coding sequence ATGCAAGTACCTCATAATATCCTGCTCTCACGCCTGAAATGGGTCCTGTTCTGGCGGCTCTGCATCGCCATCCTGGCCCTGGTGGCCGTTATCATCTCCCAGTTTCCGCTAAAGGAAACCCTTTTTCTCCAACCGCGCTTCCTGGCCGCCTACATCATACTAACCATTGCCTGTTTCAGCAATATCATCTACCTGATCCTGCTCAAAATAGCCCGCGATAATTTAAGAACCATTGCCCTGCTCCAGATAGGCGTTGACATCATCCTGACCTCTTCTCTGGCCTATTGCACCGGCGGCTCGGCCAGCATTTTCGTCTCCATATATTTTGCGCTGATTCTGGCGGCAAATATCCTGATCTCAGCCAAGGTTGGACTATTCTTTGCCAGTGTTTCTGCCATCCTGCTGGCGCTGATTACCATCATCTATTCATTCAGCGCTACCGGCCGGTTTGACCTGCCTCTCCTGCCGCCGGACTATGTCAAAAATATCGCCCAGGGTTTCAGGTTTATCTTCCCATACCTGTTATTCTTCACGATTATCATCCACTTCGTGGCTTTTTTCGTGGGACGCCTGGTCATCGCCCTGAATTACGAACGGCTGCTTAAGGCCAGAATCCTCCAGAATATGACCAGCGGCATCCTGGTCCTCTCCCCTCAAGGCAAGGTTATGTATGCCAATCCGCCGGTCCAGCAGATGTTCGGCATCAAACTATCATCGCTGGAAAATCCGCCCACCGATACCTTATTAAAAGAATTCCTTGACGATGCGGCCAGGTTGGACAAGCAGCAAAAGGATAAATTCCTGGCCTTCAGCCAGACGTTCTTAAACCAGGATTCCCCCAAAACCGATTCCCAGCTGCCGTTTATCCTGAATATACCTTCACCTCATAATCAGGAACGCAGTTTGCTGGAGATAAAAACCTCGCTCCTCAAGTCGGATGATATGCAACTCAAGGGATTTATTGTCATCATCAACGACATCACCTTGAAGCAGAAACTTGAGGACATCTCGAAGCAGAGTGAATTCCTCAACTCATTGCGTGAGATGAGCCTGGGTATCGCCCACGAAATCCGTAATCCCCTCACTTCCGTAAGGGGCGGGGTCCAGGAAATATCCAACCAACTCAAATCCCAGCTCTCCGAAGACCAGAATACCCTGATAAAAACCATTATAAAAGAATCCGAGCGTTTGGACCATCTGGTCAGCAACTTTATTGACTTTACCCGTGACCGCAAACCGGTTGTCCAGCCGGCTAATGTCGTGGAAATCATCAATGAGGTCGTTTTGATGATACGCCAGGCCCCGCCAAACGGAATTGGAATCAAAACAGATTTGCCGGCCGGCAAACTCATCTGCCACATCGATGCCGAGCAAGTCAAGCAGGTCATCTATAACATCATTATTAACGCCCTGGAATCATCGGCCAGCGAAAAATGCGACATCTCCGTAAAAGCCCGTAAATCCACCAACCCCCTGCTTATATCCTCACAGGAAGGTATTATGATAGAAATCACCGATTGCGGACAGGGAATCCAGCCGCATAATATCCCCCGGATATTCGACCCGTTCTTCACCACCAAATCAGACGGCATCGGGCTGGGGCTCTCCATTGCCAAGCGAATCATCGAAAACCACGGCGGCAACGTCACGGTGGAAAGTAAATTAGACAAAGGCACGACCTTCTCTATCTGGCTACCGCAGGGCTAA
- a CDS encoding type II secretion system F family protein, which yields MKEFKYTARSTTGKQSKGTVNAVNRIEATNELRKKGLTLLTIEEAGKKSGGLFSSTPAKKASTEELVIFTRQLSTMISAGIPLLECLEVLQEQIDKPGLKLVLGEVIEKVRSGSDFSESITAYPRVFSKIYINMIKAGEASGQLDIILIRLAEYLESAQALKREIKSAMTYPVISLTLILLIVVGLMVFIIPQFEKIFKGLGVDLPLPTRVLMLISLIMKSYYWAWVPGIIGIIVGLMAIIKTNKGAYYYDWLSLRLPVFGDLFKKVAVSRFARTFSTLIKSGVPILGALEIVASTSGNRLLEDAINTAKENVRKGETLSEPLSRSKIFPPMVTRMIGIGEKSGALESLLEKISEFYDQQVKTAVEGLTSMIEPLMIGMMGVIVGGIVIAIMMPIFEIQKSIGKKK from the coding sequence ATGAAAGAATTCAAATACACGGCAAGGTCAACCACCGGCAAACAAAGCAAGGGCACTGTCAATGCCGTCAATCGTATTGAAGCCACTAACGAATTACGCAAAAAAGGACTGACGCTCCTGACTATCGAGGAAGCCGGTAAAAAAAGCGGTGGGTTATTCTCATCAACCCCGGCTAAAAAGGCATCCACTGAAGAGCTGGTTATCTTTACCAGGCAGTTATCCACAATGATTTCAGCCGGTATCCCCCTTCTGGAATGCCTTGAGGTTCTGCAGGAACAAATCGATAAGCCCGGGTTAAAATTAGTCCTCGGCGAGGTTATTGAGAAAGTGCGCAGCGGCTCTGATTTCTCGGAATCCATAACGGCCTACCCAAGAGTTTTCTCGAAAATATACATCAACATGATTAAGGCCGGCGAAGCCAGCGGACAATTGGACATAATCCTTATCAGGTTGGCGGAATATCTGGAAAGCGCCCAGGCACTCAAACGTGAAATTAAATCAGCCATGACTTACCCGGTCATCTCTCTTACATTGATTCTTTTAATTGTCGTCGGTCTGATGGTTTTCATCATCCCCCAGTTCGAGAAAATATTCAAGGGATTAGGGGTAGACCTGCCCCTGCCTACGAGAGTACTTATGCTGATCAGTTTGATAATGAAATCCTACTACTGGGCGTGGGTCCCGGGAATTATTGGGATTATCGTGGGGCTTATGGCCATTATCAAAACCAATAAAGGCGCATATTATTACGACTGGCTCAGCCTGCGGCTGCCGGTCTTCGGAGACCTGTTTAAGAAAGTAGCCGTATCCCGTTTTGCCCGCACATTTTCGACGCTCATTAAAAGCGGTGTGCCGATATTAGGCGCCCTGGAAATCGTCGCCTCTACCTCCGGCAACCGGCTCCTTGAGGATGCCATAAATACCGCTAAGGAAAATGTCCGCAAGGGGGAAACGCTCAGCGAGCCCCTGAGCCGGAGTAAAATATTCCCGCCCATGGTTACCCGGATGATCGGCATCGGCGAGAAATCAGGCGCCCTGGAATCCCTCCTGGAAAAAATATCGGAATTCTACGACCAGCAGGTCAAAACTGCCGTCGAGGGATTAACCTCTATGATTGAACCGCTGATGATTGGTATGATGGGCGTAATTGTCGGCGGCATCGTTATCGCCATAATGATGCCTATTTTCGAAATACAGAAATCAATTGGCAAGAAAAAATAG
- a CDS encoding ChaN family lipoprotein: protein MSVRQELIEIQKRLVKKLKTDLYQDYCRHNPQIDQYYEDYKHLTSRYERTATKQELVEQVLASDIVYLGDYHTLRQSQKTLIRLLEACLIAPKAVAQRPIILALEMIQGKHQDILDQYLDNKTDEAAFLKAIDYDKTWGFEWSHYKVILDYAREHKLKVIALNSEPSLSTKGEKVSSLHRRDSVAAKIIAKAHIDNPNAVIIILFGDLHISENHLPLQVDKIITPPPKKLIICQNSERIYWQLALAGEEQKIDVVKIKDNVYGVMNSTPLTLFQSCIHWYNQERQMQTHPAHQDWSDGDIGTSFIDEVAQLIRTICEFLEMEVPKTDSLTVCTAQDMELLKHIKKETLSAEEAKHLETDLLKTESYFIEDADTICLTNLSLNHAAEQASHFIHHKYTESGTHKAKRSTQDKFYYAVLREAMGFFGSKVINHKRMCYKELDFVDFLAQNKGKRLTTRHLKEVYQISLFVVEHKKREKEFTETNKWPTYKKVSYLSTDEFIGNSHALGYMLGDKLYDGVLQGVIKRAEIRSLFQDSLKHRKAPLEKYLHLIQRAQTIKETYIRKTDHL, encoded by the coding sequence ATGTCCGTCCGCCAAGAACTGATCGAAATCCAGAAACGGCTGGTCAAGAAACTCAAGACCGACCTCTACCAGGACTACTGCCGCCATAACCCCCAGATTGACCAATACTACGAGGATTACAAGCACCTCACCAGCCGTTATGAGCGCACGGCCACCAAGCAGGAATTAGTCGAACAGGTTTTGGCGTCTGATATTGTCTATCTGGGTGATTATCATACCCTGAGGCAATCGCAAAAAACCCTGATTCGCCTGCTGGAGGCCTGCTTAATCGCCCCGAAAGCCGTGGCGCAACGCCCGATTATCCTTGCCCTGGAAATGATTCAGGGCAAACACCAGGATATCTTAGACCAGTATCTGGACAATAAGACGGATGAGGCCGCCTTCCTAAAGGCGATTGACTACGACAAAACCTGGGGCTTTGAATGGAGCCATTATAAGGTCATCCTGGACTATGCCCGCGAGCATAAACTCAAGGTCATCGCCCTGAATTCCGAGCCGTCGCTCTCAACCAAAGGCGAGAAGGTCTCGTCCCTGCACCGCCGCGACTCCGTCGCCGCCAAAATAATTGCCAAGGCCCATATTGACAACCCCAATGCCGTTATCATCATCCTGTTCGGCGACCTGCATATCAGCGAGAACCACCTGCCCCTGCAGGTGGATAAGATTATCACTCCGCCGCCCAAGAAACTCATCATCTGCCAGAACAGCGAACGCATCTACTGGCAACTGGCCCTGGCCGGCGAGGAACAGAAGATAGACGTGGTCAAAATCAAGGACAATGTCTATGGCGTGATGAACAGCACGCCCCTGACCCTGTTCCAATCCTGCATCCACTGGTATAACCAAGAGCGCCAGATGCAGACCCATCCGGCGCATCAGGACTGGTCGGATGGCGATATCGGCACCTCATTTATTGACGAAGTAGCCCAGCTAATCAGAACTATCTGCGAATTCCTGGAGATGGAGGTGCCCAAGACCGACTCGCTCACCGTCTGCACGGCCCAGGATATGGAATTATTGAAACACATCAAGAAAGAAACCCTCTCGGCTGAAGAGGCCAAGCACCTTGAAACCGACCTGTTAAAGACCGAGAGTTACTTTATCGAGGATGCGGATACCATTTGTCTCACTAACCTCTCGTTAAACCACGCCGCGGAACAGGCGTCCCACTTCATCCATCACAAATACACAGAAAGTGGAACCCATAAAGCAAAACGCTCTACACAGGACAAATTCTACTACGCCGTCCTGCGCGAGGCCATGGGATTCTTTGGCTCCAAGGTGATTAATCACAAGCGGATGTGCTACAAGGAACTGGATTTCGTGGACTTTCTGGCCCAAAACAAGGGCAAACGCCTGACTACCCGGCATCTCAAAGAGGTCTATCAGATATCATTATTCGTAGTAGAACACAAGAAACGGGAAAAGGAGTTTACGGAAACGAATAAATGGCCGACCTATAAAAAGGTATCCTATCTCTCTACGGATGAATTCATCGGCAACTCACACGCCCTGGGCTATATGCTGGGCGACAAACTCTATGATGGCGTCCTGCAGGGCGTAATCAAGCGGGCCGAGATTCGCTCGCTCTTCCAGGATTCCCTCAAACACCGAAAAGCGCCGCTGGAAAAATACCTGCATCTCATCCAGCGTGCCCAGACCATCAAGGAAACCTACATCCGCAAGACCGACCATTTGTAG
- a CDS encoding helix-turn-helix domain-containing protein produces the protein MQKYDIPDLSSEEGHRLFHYFRWPKGIRCPRCNVLQNKIYRDKKTNRTKYYCEKCRLWFNDFAGTILEGTRLSLSQWFKAVYMFLKSNATAAGVASELKVNRNTAQALHKKINREKLWCQLLLNRFCGRTKNRAVVQFSLKEVAHYLDMSRRNLYRLVKKGSIKAVRSGGQWRVYPEEVQKYLAAKLTYYGISGRWAVREHHFFRPEVLDKYRKDPVEYYINEDVYQGWVGSNKDHHYVQKLLEIAGRKRWHAVGRMIYYNIHYFRMITPEGRPALAVSHRDYQEMPDEQYVHWSGFIISEGRKG, from the coding sequence ATGCAAAAATATGACATTCCTGACTTGAGTTCCGAGGAAGGCCACCGGCTTTTTCATTACTTCCGTTGGCCCAAGGGCATCAGATGCCCCAGGTGCAACGTCCTGCAAAACAAGATTTACCGTGATAAGAAAACCAATCGCACCAAATACTACTGCGAGAAGTGCCGGTTATGGTTCAATGATTTCGCCGGCACCATCCTGGAAGGCACGCGGCTGTCCCTGAGCCAGTGGTTCAAGGCCGTATATATGTTCCTGAAATCAAACGCCACGGCAGCCGGGGTGGCCAGCGAGCTTAAGGTTAACCGCAATACGGCCCAGGCGCTGCATAAGAAAATAAACCGGGAAAAATTATGGTGCCAACTACTGCTTAACCGGTTTTGCGGCCGGACCAAGAATCGGGCGGTGGTCCAGTTTTCCCTTAAAGAGGTGGCTCATTATCTTGATATGAGCCGGCGCAATCTTTATCGGCTGGTCAAGAAGGGGAGTATCAAGGCCGTCCGGTCTGGTGGCCAATGGCGCGTCTATCCGGAAGAGGTTCAGAAATACCTGGCGGCCAAACTCACGTATTACGGGATATCCGGCAGATGGGCGGTCCGGGAACACCATTTCTTCCGGCCCGAGGTGCTGGATAAATACCGTAAAGACCCGGTTGAGTATTACATAAACGAAGACGTTTATCAGGGCTGGGTGGGTTCCAACAAGGACCATCACTATGTCCAGAAACTATTGGAGATAGCCGGTCGGAAACGATGGCATGCGGTCGGCCGGATGATATATTATAATATCCATTATTTCAGGATGATTACGCCCGAAGGCCGGCCGGCCTTGGCCGTCAGCCACCGGGATTACCAGGAAATGCCGGACGAACAGTATGTGCATTGGTCGGGATTTATAATTTCCGAGGGACGTAAGGGGTAA